A single window of Candidatus Hydrogenedentota bacterium DNA harbors:
- a CDS encoding iron-containing alcohol dehydrogenase — MRNFRYHNPTEVVFGKGSIAELPGLIPEDAVVLMTYGGGSIRANGVYDQVTAALAGRRVVEFGGIEPNPRYETCMKAVALAREQGATFLLSVGGGSVLDGTKFIAAAVPFAGDDPWDILSKGAEVKSALPVGCVLTLPATGSETNGFAVVSRDATNEKLAFFSPRVYPKFAVLDPETTASLPQRQVANGIVDAFAHVLEQYMTGDMGGPLQDRQAEAILSILVEQGPKAVPGPADYDTRANIMWAATQALNGIIACGVAQDWATHMIGHELTALYGLDHGQTLAVVFPATLRHQRARKAEKLLQYAARVWNITEGAEDARIEAAIARTEDFFRSLGVKTRLAEYGIREGIERAGQRIEARGQKIGEHADLGRKEIDEILALCAE; from the coding sequence ATGCGGAATTTCCGGTACCACAACCCGACCGAGGTGGTTTTTGGAAAGGGCTCCATCGCGGAGCTGCCGGGCCTGATCCCGGAGGACGCAGTGGTCCTCATGACCTATGGCGGCGGGTCCATCCGCGCCAACGGCGTGTATGACCAGGTGACCGCCGCCCTCGCGGGCCGCCGGGTCGTGGAGTTCGGCGGCATCGAGCCAAACCCCCGCTATGAGACCTGCATGAAGGCTGTCGCCCTCGCGCGGGAACAGGGTGCCACGTTCCTCCTGTCCGTCGGCGGCGGCTCCGTGCTTGACGGCACCAAGTTCATCGCCGCCGCCGTGCCCTTCGCGGGGGACGACCCGTGGGACATCTTGTCGAAGGGCGCGGAGGTGAAATCCGCCCTGCCCGTCGGCTGCGTGCTCACCCTGCCCGCCACGGGCTCGGAGACCAACGGCTTCGCCGTGGTCTCGCGCGACGCGACCAACGAGAAGCTCGCGTTCTTCTCCCCCCGCGTCTACCCGAAGTTCGCCGTGCTGGACCCCGAGACCACGGCCTCGCTCCCCCAGCGGCAGGTGGCCAACGGGATCGTGGACGCCTTCGCCCATGTGCTGGAGCAGTACATGACCGGCGACATGGGCGGCCCGCTCCAGGACCGGCAGGCCGAGGCGATCCTGTCCATCCTCGTCGAGCAGGGCCCTAAGGCCGTGCCCGGCCCGGCGGACTACGACACGCGGGCGAACATCATGTGGGCGGCCACCCAGGCCCTGAACGGGATCATCGCCTGCGGCGTCGCGCAGGACTGGGCGACCCACATGATCGGCCACGAGCTGACCGCCCTCTACGGCCTCGACCACGGCCAGACCCTCGCCGTGGTCTTCCCCGCCACCCTCCGCCACCAGCGCGCGCGCAAGGCGGAGAAGCTGCTCCAGTACGCCGCGCGTGTCTGGAACATCACGGAGGGCGCGGAGGATGCGCGCATCGAGGCGGCCATCGCCCGGACCGAGGACTTCTTCCGCAGCCTCGGCGTCAAGACCCGCCTCGCCGAATACGGCATCCGCGAGGGGATTGAGCGCGCCGGCCAGCGCATCGAGGCCCGCGGCCAGAAAATCGGCGAACACGCCGACCTCGGCCGCAAGGAGATAGACGAAATCCTCGCCCTCTGCGCGGAGTAG
- a CDS encoding DUF2344 domain-containing protein → RLLSHLETAQAWIRALRRARLPLAYTQGFHAHPRVTFSTAAPLGEESRGGDFMDVILAERVDPETARGALAAALPPDFSVADACDVPLKAPSLMAAVAGFDYELHTRADAAALAALAALAGELMARDTLPLNRKVKRRSAPGGRAEAELDIRPMLHALDVAAGEDGTAVVRFSTRLHAGRLAKPKEILQLLGLDPASVRIVKTATLLAEGDAPEAGAD, encoded by the coding sequence CGCGCCTGCTCTCGCATCTGGAGACGGCGCAGGCGTGGATCCGCGCGCTGCGGCGCGCGCGCCTGCCCCTCGCGTACACCCAGGGCTTCCACGCGCACCCCCGCGTCACCTTCTCCACCGCCGCGCCGCTCGGCGAGGAGAGCCGCGGCGGCGACTTCATGGACGTGATCCTCGCGGAGCGGGTGGACCCGGAGACCGCGCGCGGCGCCCTCGCGGCGGCGCTGCCGCCCGACTTCTCCGTGGCGGACGCGTGCGATGTCCCGCTCAAGGCACCGTCGCTCATGGCCGCCGTGGCGGGGTTTGACTATGAGCTGCACACCCGGGCGGACGCGGCGGCGCTGGCCGCGCTGGCCGCGCTGGCCGGAGAACTGATGGCCCGCGACACGCTGCCGCTGAACCGCAAGGTGAAGCGCAGGTCCGCCCCCGGCGGCCGCGCCGAGGCCGAACTGGACATCCGGCCCATGCTCCACGCCTTGGACGTCGCGGCGGGGGAAGATGGCACGGCAGTGGTCCGTTTCTCCACCCGCCTCCACGCGGGCCGCCTCGCCAAGCCCAAAGAAATTCTCCAGCTCCTCGGACTGGACCCCGCCTCCGTGCGCATCGTCAAGACCGCCACCCTCCTCGCCGAGGGGGATGCGCCGGAAGCCGGAGCCGACTGA